A single window of Alkalispirochaeta americana DNA harbors:
- a CDS encoding sensor domain-containing diguanylate cyclase, translating to MDRPESFFLAPALFLLLTLPLPGQNQEDFLLQEVLCFREVQGSQAPAVEEPLLLQEPLFLDEAALRILFYPGHERDLNSEIHPGKEHPGRNESEPFGEARELERLPYHYSSRSFRGAMYRIVLPPITVDSGTSPALKLGHVVDFDTVYVNGWFLGRNGGVSLGGADEAFGISRLYRIPANHLYRDRENIISIYTSARPWGQAGTYSRPLLGPYHHFTRQRAVTDTIKYMLTACYAMTGLFFLTLYARRRSLAEHFFFGLFCLAVAVYFFFRIQTSLVFLDNYARAARFELASLWVAIPCFMLFVMQYFKEPVRAIHAGYLAFSAICLVLVPLHPSTLFLTRINFSVIQLSWVLPLAVVMKTLFKNFRSSPAAYLMFVSSLIMVFLTMVDIYISRNHRGSSNMAFITQYALFPYTMAIALATIHNLVRLYDEVERLTVLAHRDSLTGAFARHQGEKLAAALLDQAARTSKPVSFLVLDLDHFKLVNDTYGHAAGDTVLRRIGELLRNTFRKKDLIFRFGGEEFCLLLPDTSCAEAQAIAERLRRTVESLKIPEVDPGLTLSASIGISVYPECGSAQEELFQRADQALYTAKKQGRNMVVCCPTQHP from the coding sequence ATGGATCGACCGGAATCGTTTTTTCTTGCACCGGCTCTCTTCCTCCTTCTGACTCTACCGTTGCCGGGGCAGAACCAGGAAGATTTTCTCCTCCAGGAGGTCCTCTGCTTTCGCGAGGTCCAGGGAAGTCAGGCTCCGGCGGTCGAAGAGCCCCTTCTTCTTCAGGAACCTCTCTTTCTTGATGAGGCAGCCCTCAGAATCCTTTTCTATCCCGGCCACGAGAGGGACCTCAACAGCGAGATCCACCCCGGGAAAGAGCATCCTGGAAGGAATGAGTCAGAACCCTTCGGGGAAGCCCGGGAACTGGAGAGACTCCCTTACCACTACTCGTCCCGGTCGTTCAGGGGAGCAATGTACCGCATTGTTCTGCCACCAATCACAGTGGACAGCGGAACAAGCCCGGCCCTGAAGCTGGGACACGTGGTCGACTTCGATACGGTCTACGTGAACGGCTGGTTTCTTGGACGCAACGGAGGCGTTTCCCTGGGCGGAGCCGACGAAGCTTTCGGCATCTCCCGCCTCTATCGAATCCCCGCAAACCACCTCTATCGGGACAGGGAGAATATCATCTCGATCTACACATCGGCCCGGCCCTGGGGCCAGGCAGGAACCTACTCGCGCCCCCTCCTTGGGCCATATCATCATTTTACGCGGCAGCGGGCCGTGACCGATACGATCAAATATATGCTGACCGCCTGCTACGCCATGACGGGGCTTTTTTTCCTCACCCTCTACGCCCGTCGAAGATCTTTGGCAGAGCACTTTTTTTTCGGACTCTTCTGCCTGGCCGTGGCAGTATATTTTTTCTTCCGGATTCAAACGAGTCTGGTATTTCTTGATAACTACGCCAGAGCTGCCCGCTTTGAACTTGCTTCTCTCTGGGTAGCAATCCCCTGCTTTATGCTCTTTGTGATGCAGTACTTCAAAGAGCCCGTCAGAGCGATCCACGCCGGATACCTGGCCTTCTCCGCGATATGCCTGGTCCTCGTTCCTCTGCACCCCAGCACTCTCTTTCTGACCAGGATCAATTTCTCGGTAATTCAGCTCTCCTGGGTTCTTCCGCTGGCGGTGGTCATGAAAACACTCTTCAAGAACTTCCGCAGCTCCCCCGCAGCGTATCTTATGTTTGTCTCTTCCTTGATCATGGTTTTCCTCACGATGGTAGACATCTATATCAGCAGAAACCATAGGGGAAGCAGCAACATGGCTTTCATTACCCAGTACGCCCTTTTCCCCTACACCATGGCCATCGCTCTGGCCACGATTCATAACCTGGTGCGTCTCTATGACGAGGTGGAGCGCCTCACCGTGCTGGCCCACCGCGACAGCCTGACCGGGGCGTTTGCCCGGCATCAGGGAGAAAAACTTGCTGCAGCCTTACTGGATCAAGCAGCCCGAACCTCCAAACCTGTAAGTTTTCTCGTTCTTGACCTGGATCACTTTAAGTTGGTGAACGACACCTACGGTCACGCTGCAGGGGATACCGTTTTAAGGCGGATCGGAGAACTCTTGAGAAATACCTTTCGCAAGAAAGATCTGATCTTCCGCTTCGGCGGCGAAGAGTTTTGCCTCCTCCTGCCGGACACATCGTGTGCCGAGGCCCAGGCCATTGCAGAACGGCTCAGGAGGACGGTAGAATCCCTGAAAATTCCCGAAGTCGATCCCGGGCTCACTCTGAGCGCGAGCATCGGAATCTCGGTCTACCCCGAGTGCGGGTCAGCCCAGGAGGAACTCTTCCAGCGGGCCGATCAGGCCCTGTATACTGCCAAGAAGCAGGGTCGGAATATGGTGGTCTGCTGCCCCACACAGCACCCCTGA
- a CDS encoding sensor histidine kinase, giving the protein MATLRDTLKRNTRPPQGRYILILGLVILAGTWSITFWVIRDDYHLEISRGKDYARSVATVLEKHAAGTFSQIESSLLLLRENWESDISPEEMSSLLEIFVASRSNLFNLISVIDSSGEVVATDQSIFEPTFSGDRPFFLHHHQSTGRSPHLGEPTLGRLTGRWYLPVSLRLEDSRGTFAGVLLASVNPFYFSELFRDLQMERGSLIYLFDRQGTLYTGLQDGNELDLTRDLTRLSLNSDLPGLGRNPFSGVGASDLDQIQRIKHRRPVRDREIFVAVETDYALWMQRFYLRRNYYVGMQLIFSAAVALVILRLRHLLAAREAANLELDRFFSSAIDLLCIANTEGTLLRVNREWEKALGYPVEEIENRKFLDFIHPDDLAKTQATIEDLKTQGTVENFINRYQRKDGQYRHIEWRTRPHGDLLYAAARDITDRIETEQRLRAAEEQLRQQLAEKETLLGELNHRVKNNLSVVAGLLNLQAEEISSPEEAVAALAKSRDRIMAMSVVHQMLYSRKDCSSISMRDYIEELSHHLACAHSGQRVSLELDLEDLFARIETAIPLGIILNELITNAFKHAFADPHARATIRITLAAHPGFWRLTVSDNGPGFQDDARRSSSLGLTLVEMLMKQLKGTLTILTDEGSFFQLDIPETVVHES; this is encoded by the coding sequence TTGGCCACCCTACGAGACACCCTGAAGCGCAACACCCGCCCCCCGCAGGGCCGATACATCCTCATCCTGGGGCTGGTCATCCTCGCCGGCACCTGGTCTATCACCTTCTGGGTGATCCGGGATGATTACCATCTCGAGATCAGCCGGGGCAAAGACTATGCTCGCAGCGTGGCCACGGTTCTGGAAAAACACGCCGCCGGAACGTTCTCACAAATCGAGTCGTCTCTTCTGCTGCTTCGGGAAAATTGGGAATCGGACATCAGCCCTGAAGAAATGAGCAGCCTCCTGGAAATTTTTGTGGCCTCCCGCAGCAATCTCTTTAACCTGATATCGGTGATTGATTCTTCCGGAGAGGTAGTTGCAACAGATCAGTCTATTTTTGAGCCGACCTTCAGCGGCGACCGGCCCTTTTTCCTGCACCACCACCAATCAACAGGAAGATCCCCCCATCTGGGAGAACCCACCCTGGGGCGTCTCACGGGAAGGTGGTACCTCCCGGTAAGCCTGCGCCTCGAAGATTCCCGAGGGACTTTTGCAGGGGTTCTTCTGGCCTCGGTGAACCCTTTTTATTTCTCCGAGCTCTTTCGGGATCTCCAGATGGAACGAGGATCCCTTATCTATCTTTTCGACCGTCAGGGGACTCTATACACGGGACTGCAGGATGGCAATGAACTTGACCTGACCCGAGACCTCACCCGTCTTTCCCTCAATTCTGATCTCCCGGGACTTGGCCGAAACCCCTTTTCCGGCGTGGGCGCGAGCGATCTGGATCAGATCCAACGCATCAAACACCGCCGTCCAGTGAGAGACCGGGAAATCTTTGTAGCGGTAGAAACAGACTATGCCCTCTGGATGCAGCGGTTCTATCTGCGACGCAACTACTACGTGGGTATGCAACTTATCTTTTCCGCAGCCGTTGCCCTGGTTATTCTCCGTCTGCGTCACCTCCTGGCCGCCCGGGAGGCAGCCAACCTGGAGCTGGACAGGTTCTTCTCCTCGGCCATCGACCTGCTCTGTATAGCCAACACCGAGGGAACGCTTCTGCGAGTTAACCGGGAATGGGAGAAGGCCCTGGGATACCCCGTGGAGGAAATCGAAAACAGGAAATTTCTTGATTTCATTCATCCTGACGATCTAGCAAAAACACAGGCCACTATAGAAGATTTGAAAACCCAAGGAACAGTGGAAAACTTCATTAACCGCTATCAACGGAAGGACGGCCAGTACCGGCACATCGAATGGCGCACGAGACCCCACGGGGACCTGCTCTACGCAGCAGCCCGGGATATCACCGATCGAATCGAAACAGAGCAACGCCTGCGTGCAGCAGAAGAGCAACTCCGGCAGCAGCTGGCAGAGAAAGAAACACTCCTGGGCGAACTGAATCACCGGGTAAAGAACAACCTCTCCGTGGTAGCAGGCCTTCTCAATCTGCAGGCCGAGGAGATATCCTCACCCGAGGAGGCGGTGGCCGCTCTTGCCAAAAGCAGGGATCGAATCATGGCCATGTCCGTGGTACACCAGATGCTTTACTCCCGAAAAGACTGCTCCAGCATTTCCATGCGGGACTACATTGAGGAACTTTCACACCACCTGGCCTGCGCCCATTCAGGCCAAAGGGTCTCCCTTGAGCTTGACCTTGAAGACCTCTTCGCCCGGATCGAGACGGCGATACCCCTGGGAATTATACTGAATGAACTCATAACAAATGCCTTCAAGCACGCCTTCGCCGATCCACACGCAAGAGCAACAATCCGGATAACCCTCGCGGCACACCCCGGTTTCTGGAGACTTACCGTTTCCGACAACGGTCCGGGCTTCCAAGACGATGCACGGAGAAGCTCCTCGCTGGGACTCACCCTGGTGGAAATGCTGATGAAGCAGCTCAAGGGAACCCTCACGATCCTCACCGACGAGGGCAGTTTTTTTCAACTCGACATACCGGAAACGGTCGTCCACGAGTCCTGA